The following coding sequences lie in one Candidatus Nitrospira allomarina genomic window:
- a CDS encoding tetratricopeptide repeat protein, which yields MILLSGASVFAYAGGMKSEEEVINQARAAWMKGSASQALDILDQEIPHFPKNTIIQKLRGNILTTIRRNQEALEVYDAILEREPDSLGVRWAKWSVLIRIGEGDLAITELRGIAKRSSQNPLIHLRLAQELRKLDRLEESLESYRQAVLLAPEMTGWRLSLGRALFDVLDYEGARKEVEGVLKNVPKGSPVEAAARNLLMVVYGATKERGRRFQPIFTPEGTGADLKQWALIRNKAWKLFTAGRYEEAEPVYREVLILKPSDHRAAYELGQTLMELNRYQEAIDFLQKGIDQGASNDVYLDSIFRIGQCLVELERWPEALMHFELLQELGSVPRVASEESQESTDDAPIVAGAPVLDMQKVAQWLEKIRTHLPSTPKSPVVPGPARPDPVIPDTPPVQIEELPTRSLEGLEPVHSRASLMGRDADFSWFRFAIPAEMVMRDDLLMGSHEFIPIDPGDTFPVTQPEIYVVFGLVTPSYDEIPLTAKCFLEKSEIYSSQVALVQDRVIMSMNDQSGYFRFQISPEGGWKPGLYRCGLFVGDEASAYNVADDVRFRIVASD from the coding sequence ATGATTCTTTTATCTGGGGCCTCGGTGTTTGCCTATGCGGGGGGAATGAAGTCGGAGGAGGAGGTGATCAATCAAGCAAGGGCCGCGTGGATGAAAGGATCCGCTAGCCAAGCCTTAGATATTCTTGACCAGGAAATTCCCCATTTTCCCAAAAATACAATTATCCAAAAACTTCGAGGAAACATTCTGACGACAATCCGTCGGAACCAGGAAGCCTTAGAGGTCTATGATGCCATACTTGAACGTGAGCCCGATTCGTTGGGAGTTCGTTGGGCAAAATGGAGTGTATTGATTCGGATTGGAGAAGGAGATTTGGCCATTACCGAACTAAGGGGTATCGCTAAACGATCATCTCAAAACCCTTTGATTCATCTGCGTTTAGCACAAGAACTCCGGAAACTTGATCGTTTAGAGGAGTCTCTTGAATCATATCGCCAAGCGGTCCTTCTGGCTCCCGAAATGACGGGATGGCGATTGTCTTTAGGCCGAGCGCTTTTTGATGTCTTGGATTATGAAGGGGCCAGAAAAGAAGTGGAAGGGGTATTGAAAAATGTCCCAAAAGGCTCTCCGGTCGAAGCCGCTGCTCGCAATTTGTTAATGGTGGTGTATGGGGCCACAAAGGAGAGAGGGCGCCGTTTTCAACCCATCTTTACCCCGGAGGGCACTGGGGCAGATCTTAAGCAATGGGCGTTGATCCGTAATAAGGCCTGGAAACTTTTTACGGCCGGCAGGTATGAGGAAGCCGAGCCTGTATATCGAGAAGTTCTCATCCTCAAACCTTCCGATCATCGAGCGGCTTATGAACTCGGTCAGACTTTAATGGAATTGAATCGCTATCAAGAAGCCATCGACTTTCTCCAAAAGGGAATCGATCAGGGTGCGTCCAATGATGTGTATTTGGACTCTATTTTTCGTATTGGGCAGTGCCTGGTGGAATTGGAGCGATGGCCTGAAGCGTTGATGCATTTTGAATTACTTCAAGAGTTAGGCTCTGTACCAAGAGTTGCTTCTGAGGAGAGCCAGGAAAGTACCGATGATGCTCCAATCGTTGCCGGGGCACCGGTTCTCGATATGCAAAAGGTGGCACAATGGTTGGAGAAGATTCGGACCCATCTTCCCAGTACTCCAAAGTCCCCAGTAGTTCCCGGCCCAGCCAGACCTGATCCCGTCATCCCCGATACGCCGCCGGTTCAAATTGAGGAATTACCAACAAGAAGCCTAGAGGGTTTGGAACCGGTTCATTCCCGAGCATCCCTAATGGGGCGTGACGCGGATTTCAGTTGGTTCCGCTTCGCCATTCCCGCAGAGATGGTGATGCGTGATGATCTGCTTATGGGGTCTCATGAATTTATTCCCATTGACCCGGGAGACACTTTTCCCGTTACTCAACCAGAAATATATGTGGTATTTGGTTTAGTCACACCTTCCTACGATGAAATCCCCTTAACTGCCAAATGCTTTCTTGAAAAGTCTGAGATTTATTCCAGTCAGGTCGCGCTAGTCCAGGATCGGGTCATTATGAGCATGAATGATCAATCCGGATACTTTCGGTTTCAAATTTCACCGGAAGGAGGTTGGAAACCCGGACTCTATCGTTGTGGGTTATTTGTGGGAGACGAGGCCTCGGCTTATAACGTAGCTGATGATGTGAGATTTCGGATTGTTGCCTCAGACTAG
- a CDS encoding acyl-[ACP]--phospholipid O-acyltransferase, whose protein sequence is MTESSSASPPPAAQSAALRGLLVAQFFGAFNDNAWKLIVALLAIKQAAASVGASGPDFEAASQTTTTQAFVIFTLPLMVVSAFAGVFSDRFSKRTVIVVMKAVEVLLMGAGTAALFWNPLGGVLPLLVLAAMGAQSALFSPSKYGILPELLPHHRLSWGNGQLEMWTFIAIIAGTALAGPLLDLSGQTPWLTGLVLMVCSGIGLWASLFIPTVPRARLEGGVRETWKAAIEALRLDRVLKLGILGSMAFWTLASLVGQDVLIYAKAVLQLSDSLSGLPLAAFGIGVGIGSLLVGKLSAAKVELGYLPLGGTGITASLFALGFGEPQLGGTLMAMGCLGLASGFVVVPLNALIQWRSPADRRGAVIAFANTLVFGGVLLGSLGSGFLSKIGLSASNIFLVSGIGSATLTIWALRVLPEMFIRLILVLFTHTIYRLTITGRDRIPQEGGALLVPNHVSFIDGLLLLATTDRPIRFLVDQHYYDHRVLHPFAKIMGVIPISSNGSPRKILHALRQAGQSLDRGELVCIFPEGQITRTGNLLPFRSGFTRIVKGRDAPIIPINIDRIWGSIFSFIGGRFLAKWPTCFPYPITLSIGDPLPSTTSVEEVRQAVQDLGEAAWRLRKPSRRPLHHSFVWSMRKHPFRLMFGDATTPYVSCFKVLTGAIALARALRPRWEGQHTVGIMLPPSVGGALANVAATLSGRTTVNLNYTLGIQGLEATAKQAGLMTVLTSRIFLKKAKVEFPAYLTPIWIEEIRNTIHLQARLTAALLAIFAPIRILERHCGATIHPSIDDIATIIFSSGSTGEPKGVLLSHFNLDSNVEGIAQVLHLDHNDRLLGILPFFHSFGYLTTLWFPLIHGAGVIYHPSPLDAGPIGDLIHQHRITILLTTPTFLQLYLRRCTPEQFGSLRIVLTGAEKLTDRLLIAFEKRFGIRPIEGYGVTECAPVIAVNCPDFRASGFFQSGSRRGTVGQPLPGVSVRIVDPDTEQPLPIGTPGMLLVKGPNVMEGYLGREDLTAKVIRQGWYTTGDIAALDEDGFITITDRLSRFSKIGGEMIPHGQVENALLEASNAETMVLAVTAVPDERKGEQLVVLHTLEESAIPEILEKVSASGLPNLFIPKRDNFIKVDQIPVLGTGKLDLRTLKQLAQEKLSKAQFP, encoded by the coding sequence GTGACTGAATCTTCCTCAGCCTCCCCACCACCCGCAGCTCAGTCTGCAGCTCTCCGCGGCTTGCTCGTCGCGCAATTTTTTGGAGCATTTAATGATAATGCCTGGAAACTCATTGTCGCCCTCCTGGCTATTAAGCAAGCCGCCGCCTCAGTAGGTGCCTCTGGGCCGGATTTTGAAGCAGCCTCCCAGACGACCACCACACAAGCCTTTGTCATCTTTACCCTTCCCCTGATGGTGGTTTCGGCCTTTGCCGGAGTCTTTTCCGATCGGTTCAGTAAGCGAACCGTCATCGTCGTCATGAAAGCCGTTGAAGTCTTGTTGATGGGAGCCGGTACCGCAGCCCTTTTTTGGAATCCGCTGGGTGGAGTCCTCCCCCTCCTGGTACTAGCAGCAATGGGTGCCCAAAGCGCCCTTTTTAGTCCTTCCAAATATGGAATTCTTCCTGAACTCCTGCCTCACCATCGCCTATCATGGGGAAATGGTCAACTCGAGATGTGGACCTTCATCGCCATCATTGCAGGGACCGCATTAGCGGGTCCCTTGCTGGACCTTTCCGGCCAAACCCCATGGCTGACAGGACTAGTGCTTATGGTTTGCTCGGGAATAGGTTTATGGGCTTCATTGTTTATTCCCACAGTCCCAAGGGCTCGCCTTGAGGGCGGAGTGCGAGAAACCTGGAAAGCCGCCATTGAAGCCCTTCGGTTAGATCGAGTCTTGAAATTGGGCATCCTGGGGTCCATGGCATTTTGGACGTTGGCCAGTTTGGTTGGGCAAGATGTATTGATCTATGCAAAAGCCGTCCTTCAATTATCTGATTCTCTTTCAGGACTACCCCTGGCAGCCTTTGGAATCGGAGTTGGCATTGGCTCCCTGTTGGTCGGAAAACTCTCAGCGGCCAAAGTGGAATTAGGCTACCTTCCCCTGGGAGGCACCGGGATAACCGCCAGTCTTTTCGCCTTAGGGTTTGGGGAGCCACAATTAGGAGGAACCCTCATGGCCATGGGGTGTCTCGGCCTCGCCAGCGGATTTGTGGTGGTCCCGCTTAACGCTCTCATTCAATGGCGATCCCCGGCTGATCGACGAGGAGCCGTGATTGCCTTTGCCAACACCCTGGTCTTTGGAGGAGTACTTTTGGGATCTCTGGGATCAGGATTCCTGTCAAAGATCGGGCTTAGCGCCAGCAATATCTTTCTCGTATCAGGCATCGGGAGCGCAACTCTAACCATTTGGGCGCTTCGGGTTCTCCCCGAAATGTTTATTCGGTTGATATTAGTCTTGTTCACCCACACCATTTATCGACTCACTATCACCGGGCGGGATCGAATTCCCCAAGAAGGCGGAGCACTTCTGGTGCCCAACCATGTCTCGTTCATTGACGGACTGCTCCTACTCGCCACCACCGATCGCCCTATTCGATTTCTCGTCGACCAACACTATTATGACCATCGCGTGCTTCATCCCTTTGCCAAAATCATGGGGGTCATTCCAATTTCCTCGAACGGATCTCCCAGAAAAATTTTACATGCGTTACGGCAAGCAGGACAGAGCCTCGATCGAGGCGAACTGGTCTGCATTTTTCCAGAAGGCCAAATTACGCGTACCGGCAACCTCTTACCCTTCCGGTCGGGATTCACCCGTATCGTCAAAGGCCGGGATGCCCCCATTATTCCCATCAACATCGACCGTATCTGGGGGAGTATCTTCAGTTTCATCGGTGGACGATTTTTAGCAAAATGGCCGACTTGCTTCCCCTATCCCATCACGCTCTCTATCGGCGATCCCCTCCCCTCCACCACATCTGTTGAAGAGGTGAGGCAAGCCGTTCAAGACTTAGGAGAAGCCGCATGGCGTTTACGAAAACCCAGCCGACGCCCTCTTCATCACAGTTTTGTATGGTCCATGCGCAAACACCCTTTTCGCCTCATGTTTGGAGATGCGACTACTCCTTACGTGTCCTGCTTCAAGGTGCTGACAGGCGCTATCGCCTTGGCAAGAGCACTCAGACCTCGCTGGGAAGGACAACACACGGTTGGTATTATGCTGCCTCCGAGTGTGGGCGGTGCCCTCGCCAATGTGGCTGCGACTCTGTCGGGAAGAACCACCGTCAATTTGAATTACACACTTGGGATACAAGGGTTGGAGGCTACCGCCAAACAAGCCGGATTAATGACGGTTCTCACCAGCCGCATCTTCTTAAAAAAAGCCAAAGTCGAATTTCCGGCTTACCTTACTCCCATCTGGATCGAGGAGATTCGAAACACGATTCATTTGCAAGCTCGGCTCACCGCGGCGTTGTTGGCGATCTTCGCTCCAATCCGGATTTTGGAGCGTCACTGTGGAGCCACGATACATCCTTCTATCGATGATATCGCCACCATTATTTTTAGTAGCGGAAGCACGGGAGAACCCAAAGGCGTCCTGTTGAGTCACTTCAACCTTGATTCAAACGTGGAAGGTATTGCCCAAGTCCTGCACCTGGATCACAATGACCGACTTTTGGGGATTTTGCCGTTTTTTCATTCTTTCGGATATCTGACAACACTGTGGTTTCCCCTCATCCATGGAGCCGGCGTAATCTACCATCCCTCTCCCTTGGATGCCGGGCCCATTGGAGACCTCATCCACCAGCATCGAATCACCATCCTCCTAACCACTCCGACTTTCCTGCAATTATATCTTCGCCGCTGCACCCCGGAACAATTCGGTTCCCTCAGGATCGTGCTCACCGGCGCAGAAAAATTAACCGACCGGCTACTGATCGCATTCGAAAAACGATTTGGCATTCGTCCCATTGAAGGATATGGAGTCACAGAATGTGCGCCCGTAATTGCCGTCAATTGTCCAGATTTTCGAGCTTCGGGATTTTTCCAATCCGGCTCTCGGCGGGGAACGGTTGGACAGCCACTTCCAGGCGTATCTGTCAGAATTGTTGATCCTGATACTGAACAACCGTTGCCGATCGGCACCCCAGGTATGCTCTTAGTCAAAGGGCCAAACGTGATGGAGGGGTATTTAGGCCGTGAAGATTTGACGGCAAAGGTGATACGACAGGGATGGTACACTACCGGAGATATTGCCGCCCTGGATGAGGATGGGTTTATTACAATTACCGATCGCCTATCCCGATTTTCCAAAATCGGTGGCGAGATGATCCCTCATGGACAGGTTGAGAATGCGTTACTGGAAGCGTCAAACGCGGAAACCATGGTTTTGGCTGTCACCGCCGTACCTGATGAACGGAAAGGGGAGCAGCTGGTCGTCTTACACACCCTCGAAGAATCGGCCATCCCGGAGATCTTGGAAAAAGTCTCGGCTAGTGGATTGCCCAATCTGTTTATTCCCAAACGGGACAATTTTATCAAAGTAGATCAGATCCCTGTATTGGGAACGGGAAAGTTGGATTTGCGCACCTTAAAACAACTGGCACAGGAAAAACTATCAAAAGCACAATTTCCTTAA
- a CDS encoding ATP-binding protein has translation MRNVLNSIHVSAGLISHRLREFHVADVGRVADMLEAHSHEYGRYLTQDPKGKIIPHFLGQLSEELAQNHLDTLTELTTLNYHLEQLEYCLTVGQAPLRVGGFKDTIQFATIMDEALAPHQGELDRMGVQVCREYQMVGEGILEVPKLLCIVVNLIRNAINGMRKIADRTHRLTLSVLPCPDREGFVRLQVADTGSGIPLDCLTRVFFPQAPGEQSDLLPNLHASAIAAKELAGSLRVWSDGPMQGAIFTLDLPVIHMEGER, from the coding sequence ATGCGGAACGTCTTGAATAGCATACATGTGTCTGCCGGGCTCATTAGCCATCGGCTTCGGGAATTTCATGTGGCGGATGTTGGGCGGGTTGCAGATATGTTGGAGGCCCATAGCCATGAATATGGTAGATACCTCACTCAGGATCCCAAAGGGAAAATAATTCCACATTTCTTGGGGCAGTTGAGTGAGGAATTGGCCCAGAACCACCTCGACACTCTGACAGAATTGACCACACTCAATTATCACCTTGAACAATTGGAGTATTGTCTGACGGTTGGGCAAGCACCCCTTCGGGTCGGGGGATTTAAAGATACCATTCAGTTTGCAACGATTATGGACGAGGCCTTGGCTCCTCATCAGGGTGAATTGGATCGAATGGGAGTCCAAGTGTGTCGGGAGTATCAAATGGTTGGCGAAGGTATTCTGGAGGTACCCAAGCTTCTCTGTATTGTGGTGAACTTGATCCGGAACGCGATCAATGGGATGCGGAAGATAGCCGACCGGACCCATCGCCTCACTCTATCTGTGTTGCCCTGCCCAGACCGCGAAGGGTTTGTCCGCTTGCAGGTCGCTGATACTGGAAGCGGAATCCCTTTGGATTGTCTCACGCGGGTGTTTTTTCCGCAGGCTCCGGGGGAGCAATCAGACCTGTTGCCGAATCTTCATGCCAGTGCTATAGCGGCCAAAGAGCTTGCTGGATCGCTGCGGGTGTGGAGTGACGGTCCTATGCAGGGAGCAATATTTACCCTTGATTTGCCAGTTATTCACATGGAGGGAGAACGGTAA
- a CDS encoding response regulator, which translates to MEKEQGNRRILVIDDNVAIHDDFRKILERSLDTSLLQEVRAELFDDVEEQKIVEKFEVETADQGQMGHRMVQDAMKAERPYAVAFVDMRMPPGWDGVETVEHLWEEDPDLQIVICTAFSDHAWEDVIQRLNNNGQLLILRKPFDNIEVWQLANSLTKRWAESRQAKSQLELLAKWAEERAEETIKAH; encoded by the coding sequence ATGGAGAAGGAACAGGGCAACCGGCGTATTTTGGTGATTGATGATAATGTGGCGATCCACGATGATTTTCGAAAAATTCTTGAAAGATCCTTAGACACCTCGCTGCTTCAAGAGGTTCGGGCCGAATTATTTGATGATGTGGAAGAACAAAAAATTGTTGAGAAGTTTGAAGTTGAAACTGCGGACCAAGGGCAAATGGGACATCGGATGGTGCAAGATGCGATGAAGGCTGAACGGCCGTATGCGGTTGCCTTTGTGGATATGCGCATGCCTCCAGGCTGGGATGGGGTAGAGACTGTGGAGCATCTGTGGGAAGAAGATCCTGATTTGCAGATTGTGATCTGTACGGCATTCTCGGATCATGCATGGGAAGATGTCATTCAACGATTGAATAACAATGGCCAACTCCTCATTTTGCGAAAGCCGTTTGATAATATTGAAGTTTGGCAGTTGGCGAATTCCCTTACCAAACGCTGGGCAGAATCGCGTCAAGCAAAGTCGCAATTGGAATTATTAGCCAAATGGGCAGAAGAACGGGCCGAGGAAACAATCAAAGCCCACTGA
- a CDS encoding ATP-binding protein yields the protein MSESNRQVLSEFPLLRVGIVGLQERDLSPSCQRVLASRGSMLQITWLDYTSVHLSCLDSDNPFDLIFVDCRVKRRGEEIARDIKQTCDTAFILGLIHDDIFDGEGINEPAIDWLVNEHMAGVAIPWAIQEGLVRRRGLIEREQLRRQVEDASYKIEMADVASTVLHNVGNVLNSVNVAVHVVHELIHQSSVILVHRIAELLKRHDEDWEIFLTQDPKGKRIPPAIMKLGSHLIAEQQNVLKELEGLVRNIDHVKQIIISHQTMAKSRGTSEALSVVELLDQAVELSFQPGDAKWIRIQRDYQPVPAVVTDRHQLLQVLVNLLRNAKQAMQLKDGVDHQLTIRVEVRTDDEFSVVITIQDTGMGIAAEHLARMFTRGFTTKHDGNGIGLHSSMVKIHRMGGLLQAHSEGVGAGATLTLILPVEAEAGQT from the coding sequence ATGTCGGAATCTAATAGGCAGGTACTTTCAGAATTTCCGCTTCTTCGTGTGGGGATCGTGGGACTTCAGGAAAGGGATCTTTCCCCATCCTGTCAGAGGGTGTTGGCTTCTCGGGGTTCCATGCTTCAGATCACCTGGCTTGACTATACTTCAGTGCATCTCTCCTGTTTGGACTCTGACAACCCATTTGATCTCATTTTCGTGGACTGTCGCGTGAAGCGGAGGGGTGAGGAGATTGCGCGCGATATCAAACAAACCTGTGACACTGCGTTCATTTTGGGATTGATTCATGATGATATTTTCGACGGGGAGGGAATAAACGAACCGGCTATTGATTGGCTGGTGAATGAGCATATGGCGGGTGTCGCGATTCCCTGGGCCATTCAAGAGGGGTTGGTTCGACGTCGGGGCTTGATCGAGCGGGAGCAATTGCGCAGGCAGGTGGAGGATGCCTCTTATAAAATTGAGATGGCGGATGTCGCCTCAACCGTGTTGCACAATGTGGGTAATGTGCTCAATAGCGTCAATGTGGCGGTGCATGTGGTCCATGAGTTGATTCATCAGTCTTCGGTGATTTTGGTTCATCGAATTGCGGAACTGTTAAAGCGGCATGATGAGGATTGGGAAATTTTCCTCACTCAGGATCCAAAAGGAAAGCGGATTCCACCGGCGATTATGAAATTGGGGAGCCACCTCATAGCAGAGCAACAGAACGTGCTAAAAGAATTGGAAGGCCTGGTGCGCAATATTGATCACGTGAAACAAATTATCATTTCACATCAGACGATGGCGAAGTCTCGGGGCACCAGTGAAGCTCTCTCCGTGGTGGAACTTCTGGACCAAGCGGTGGAGTTAAGTTTTCAACCTGGGGATGCGAAGTGGATCAGGATCCAACGAGACTATCAGCCTGTCCCGGCTGTGGTAACCGATCGGCATCAGCTTCTTCAAGTTCTCGTGAATCTGCTGCGAAATGCTAAACAGGCGATGCAATTAAAGGACGGAGTTGACCACCAGCTCACCATACGAGTCGAAGTTCGGACAGATGATGAATTTTCCGTTGTCATCACCATTCAAGATACGGGCATGGGAATTGCGGCTGAACATTTGGCAAGGATGTTTACTCGGGGTTTTACGACCAAACATGATGGCAATGGGATTGGTCTGCATAGTTCGATGGTCAAGATTCATCGTATGGGTGGATTGTTGCAGGCCCATAGCGAAGGGGTTGGCGCCGGCGCAACCTTGACACTGATCCTTCCGGTTGAGGCAGAGGCAGGACAGACATGA
- a CDS encoding ATP-binding protein encodes MNPVCTLNRRILVIDNSPNVLRDFRKILCPTIRFISDACSKGNHDLFDEPILHHGKEPFDLDCVDNEESGRDLVTQAKAKGSPFAVVFLDVQLPNGWDGFETVERIWDEDSDVQVVLCTAYPDCSWSEVLSRLGRRDQLLILRKPFDPIEVWQLSTVLTMKWHWAQQARLRVQDLEQVVTTRTGLLEETNRRLEQALLSRQAVETQLAHAIRDVEERTLELSAVRDHALNEIHERERVEVILRQKSDELARSNRDLEQFASVAAHDLQEPLHSIQVFLDLLRLKYGSALNTHGLGYVDRVKNAAGRMQQLIQSLLVYSRVELPQMAEEKIVLRELVEEILSDLGARIEESRAVVQLGELPIIYGNAPQIRQLLQNLLGNALKFHQPGVPPVIRITARIIQDRRHTGSGQHGKLCQIEIHDQGIGIPPEQFENIFGMFKRLHRKEEFEGTGIGLAVCQRIVEQCGGAISVRSKLGEGSTFIVTLPIQR; translated from the coding sequence ATGAATCCCGTCTGTACTCTTAATCGACGAATCTTAGTAATCGATAATAGCCCGAACGTTTTACGGGATTTTCGGAAAATTCTGTGTCCAACAATAAGGTTCATTTCCGATGCGTGTTCGAAGGGCAATCATGATCTTTTTGATGAGCCCATCCTGCATCATGGGAAAGAACCCTTCGATCTCGATTGTGTGGACAATGAAGAGTCAGGGCGTGATCTGGTCACGCAAGCTAAGGCAAAGGGTTCTCCCTTTGCCGTGGTGTTCTTGGATGTGCAATTGCCCAATGGTTGGGACGGGTTTGAAACGGTTGAGCGAATTTGGGATGAGGATTCTGATGTACAGGTCGTATTGTGTACGGCCTATCCTGATTGTAGTTGGTCAGAGGTATTGTCTCGATTAGGACGCCGGGATCAATTGTTAATATTACGTAAGCCCTTTGACCCGATTGAGGTGTGGCAATTGTCTACGGTTTTGACGATGAAGTGGCATTGGGCTCAGCAGGCTCGGTTGCGGGTTCAGGATCTTGAACAGGTCGTCACGACGCGCACAGGCCTCCTTGAAGAAACCAACCGTCGTTTGGAGCAGGCTTTGCTCAGCCGACAAGCGGTTGAGACGCAGTTAGCTCACGCGATCCGTGATGTTGAAGAACGCACTCTCGAACTTTCTGCTGTTCGGGACCATGCGCTGAATGAAATTCATGAACGGGAACGGGTCGAAGTCATTTTGCGTCAAAAATCCGATGAATTGGCCAGGTCGAATCGCGATTTGGAGCAATTTGCGTCCGTCGCAGCTCATGATTTACAGGAACCGCTTCATTCCATACAAGTATTTCTTGATCTCTTACGGCTGAAGTATGGATCAGCTCTTAACACTCATGGTCTGGGGTATGTTGATCGCGTCAAAAATGCGGCTGGTCGTATGCAACAGCTGATTCAAAGCCTGTTGGTGTATTCCAGGGTCGAGTTACCGCAAATGGCAGAGGAGAAGATTGTCTTGCGCGAGTTGGTTGAGGAAATCCTATCGGATCTCGGTGCCCGAATCGAGGAATCGCGGGCTGTCGTTCAACTTGGGGAATTACCCATCATTTATGGAAATGCCCCTCAAATCAGACAATTGTTACAAAATTTGCTGGGCAATGCCTTGAAGTTTCATCAGCCGGGGGTCCCACCTGTCATTCGTATCACAGCAAGGATTATCCAGGATCGACGTCACACAGGTTCAGGCCAGCATGGGAAGCTTTGTCAAATCGAAATTCATGATCAGGGAATTGGTATTCCGCCAGAACAGTTCGAGAATATTTTTGGAATGTTTAAGCGACTTCATCGGAAAGAGGAATTCGAAGGGACAGGGATTGGGTTAGCAGTGTGTCAACGTATTGTCGAGCAGTGCGGTGGAGCCATTTCCGTTCGTTCCAAGCTGGGAGAAGGATCAACCTTTATAGTCACGCTCCCCATTCAGCGATGA